GGCTTCTGGCCGTTGGGGTTTGTCGCTGCCGGTGTGCTGTCGTATTTCCTGCTGCCGTTGATTGGCTGGCGTGACATATTTCTGGTGTCGGCGGTGCCGGCGGTGTTTGTGCTGGCGATCCGCTTTTTCATTCCCGAGTCGCCACGCTGGCTGGAGCAGGCCGGCAAGCATGACGCGGCGAACAAGGTGCTGTGTGCAATTGAGGATCGGGTGCGGGCGTCGCTCGGCGGAGCTGCATTACCGGAACCGGTTCGCCTGCCTCGGGTAATCACACCGCCGGGCAATTTCCTGTCGGCCCTCGGGCAGATCTGGTCGCCACTGTACCGTCAGCGCACGATGATGATCTGGAGCCTGTGGTTCTTTGCGCTGCTCGGGTTCTACGGCCTGACCTCCTGGCTCAGCGCGTTGCTGCAACAGTCAGGGTTTGCGGTGACTCAGTCGGTGTATTACACGGTGCTGATTTCCCTCGGCGGGATTCCCGGATTTCTGATGGCTGCGTGGCTGGTTGAGCGATGGGGGCGCAAACCGGTATGCATCATCACGTTGCTCGGCGGCGGAGTGATGGCGTTTCTGTACGGCCAGAGTGCGGTGTTCGGCGGCAATGTCGGGTTGCTGATCGGCACGGGCCTGTTGATGCAGTTTTTCCTGTTCGGCATGTGGGCGGTGCTCTACACCTACACGCCTGAGTTGTACCCGACATCGGCGCGGGCGACGGGCTCGGGGTTCGCCTCGGCCATCGGGCGCGTGGGCTCGCTGCTCGGGCCGTTGGTCACCGGGCTGGTGTTTCCGATTACCGGGCAGGGCGGGGTGTTTGCGT
This genomic window from Pseudomonas kribbensis contains:
- a CDS encoding MFS transporter, coding for MDTGSFSAADRLERLPVSGYHRIIFIIIALAFFFDSMDLAMMTFLLGSIKTEFGLSSAEAGLLASSSFFGMVLGASLSGLLADRFGRKPVFQWSIVLWGLASYLCSTAQTVESLTLFRILLGIGMGMEFPIAQSMLSELIPAKRRGRYIALMDGFWPLGFVAAGVLSYFLLPLIGWRDIFLVSAVPAVFVLAIRFFIPESPRWLEQAGKHDAANKVLCAIEDRVRASLGGAALPEPVRLPRVITPPGNFLSALGQIWSPLYRQRTMMIWSLWFFALLGFYGLTSWLSALLQQSGFAVTQSVYYTVLISLGGIPGFLMAAWLVERWGRKPVCIITLLGGGVMAFLYGQSAVFGGNVGLLIGTGLLMQFFLFGMWAVLYTYTPELYPTSARATGSGFASAIGRVGSLLGPLVTGLVFPITGQGGVFALGALCFAVAAGVVWLFGMETRGKTLEELTEAVVR